Proteins encoded in a region of the Pseudodesulfovibrio sp. S3 genome:
- a CDS encoding DEAD/DEAH box helicase yields MTFSTFSLDQRINSGIKACGYETPTPIQDQAIPLILEGHDVMGLAQTGTGKTAAFALPILQRLLESKKATQAIPRVLVLAPTRELALQINQNFRDLGKQTPVRSDVVIGGVGMNPQIRAFSTCQVIVACPGRLVRLMSKGAVNLHHIDTLVLDEADRMLDMGFMPDIKRILAKLPAKRQNLLFSATMPADIRKLANTILVNPKTVQVANTVAVASVGHAFYTTQNHLKIGLLGKLLDTTDHQSVLIFTRTKHKAKNLSRKLSNDGYNCTFLQGNMSQSQRQKALDGFRQGKFTIMVATDIAARGIDCDCISHVINFDMPDTVETYTHRIGRTGRAGRGGEAVSLVTHEDKTQVQSIERVMRIKLQHRSL; encoded by the coding sequence ATGACTTTTTCTACTTTTTCCCTTGATCAGCGTATCAATTCAGGCATCAAAGCCTGTGGCTATGAAACCCCCACCCCCATTCAGGATCAGGCCATTCCGCTGATCCTGGAGGGGCATGATGTCATGGGCCTGGCCCAGACCGGCACCGGCAAGACCGCTGCCTTTGCCCTGCCCATCCTGCAGCGTCTCCTTGAAAGCAAGAAGGCGACCCAGGCCATCCCCCGCGTCCTGGTGCTCGCACCGACCCGCGAGCTGGCCCTGCAGATCAACCAGAATTTTCGCGATCTCGGCAAGCAGACCCCCGTCCGCAGTGATGTGGTCATCGGCGGCGTGGGCATGAATCCGCAGATCAGGGCCTTCAGCACCTGTCAGGTCATTGTGGCCTGCCCCGGCCGTCTTGTTCGTCTCATGAGCAAGGGCGCCGTGAACCTGCACCATATCGACACCCTGGTCCTGGACGAAGCGGACCGCATGCTCGACATGGGCTTCATGCCGGACATCAAGCGCATCCTGGCCAAGCTGCCTGCCAAGCGTCAGAACCTGCTCTTTTCCGCCACCATGCCTGCGGACATCCGCAAGCTTGCGAATACCATCCTGGTGAATCCCAAAACGGTTCAGGTGGCCAACACCGTTGCGGTGGCGAGCGTGGGCCACGCCTTCTACACCACCCAGAACCACCTCAAGATAGGTCTGCTGGGCAAGCTGCTCGACACCACGGATCACCAGAGCGTGCTCATCTTTACCCGGACCAAGCACAAGGCCAAGAACCTGTCCCGCAAGCTCAGCAACGACGGCTACAACTGCACGTTCCTGCAAGGCAACATGAGCCAGAGCCAGCGTCAAAAGGCATTGGACGGTTTCCGCCAGGGCAAGTTCACCATCATGGTGGCCACGGACATCGCGGCGCGCGGCATCGACTGCGACTGCATTTCCCATGTCATCAACTTTGACATGCCGGACACTGTGGAGACCTACACCCACCGTATCGGCCGTACCGGCCGGGCCGGACGGGGTGGAGAGGCCGTCAGCCTGGTCACCCACGAAGACAAGACCCAGGTGCAATCCATTGAGCGCGTCATGCGCATCAAGCTCCAGCATCGTTCCCTTTAG